The following are encoded in a window of Roseimaritima ulvae genomic DNA:
- a CDS encoding DsrE family protein has protein sequence MRHHAADSDQPAVTHEVTHPAIADHGGVVRLPDAAQQPRPWTKLLVDLTRGGEPDQVNPGLEKVAKYVNIYAGAGAEPAEVKMALVFHGQATLAVLKDDAYAAKFHTDGNPNLELLKNLHKEGVELYVCGQTLISKGAALGDVAETVQPAVSALTAVVNLQADGYAYVPLAHVAPASPAKQTTAAEKAVATAETAAATAPQAHGHPHGGGRGLGPQGAGGMQGMQSDMTTLHSMFDNRDKIKRSVKLLPDGAEAVTESDDETIADLLKQHVPAMEDRVLGNKPLPPMTFHPVFVALIKHAEDYHLTYEETDKGMKVTYHAEDPYVVMLVQEHAKLVSRFIENGMEEIHTPYELPKLPKETKQ, from the coding sequence ATGCGGCACCACGCAGCCGACAGCGACCAACCGGCGGTGACGCACGAAGTCACTCATCCGGCCATTGCCGATCACGGTGGCGTTGTACGATTGCCCGACGCCGCGCAGCAACCTCGCCCCTGGACGAAGTTGCTGGTCGATCTGACGCGTGGCGGCGAGCCGGACCAAGTGAATCCGGGGCTGGAGAAGGTCGCCAAGTATGTCAATATCTACGCCGGGGCGGGCGCGGAACCGGCCGAAGTAAAAATGGCGCTCGTGTTTCACGGGCAGGCCACGCTGGCGGTCTTGAAGGATGACGCCTACGCCGCCAAATTCCACACGGATGGTAACCCCAATCTGGAACTTTTGAAAAATCTGCATAAGGAAGGCGTCGAATTGTACGTCTGTGGGCAGACCTTGATCTCGAAAGGCGCGGCTCTCGGCGACGTGGCGGAAACGGTTCAACCCGCCGTCTCGGCGCTAACCGCCGTCGTCAATCTGCAAGCCGATGGCTACGCCTATGTGCCTCTGGCCCATGTCGCTCCGGCATCCCCAGCAAAACAGACGACTGCAGCTGAAAAGGCTGTAGCAACCGCCGAAACCGCTGCCGCGACAGCCCCACAGGCTCATGGTCACCCGCACGGTGGCGGTCGGGGACTTGGGCCCCAAGGCGCGGGAGGGATGCAGGGCATGCAAAGCGATATGACCACCTTGCACTCGATGTTCGATAATCGTGACAAGATCAAACGCTCTGTAAAACTGTTGCCCGATGGAGCCGAAGCGGTGACCGAATCGGATGATGAAACGATCGCCGACCTATTAAAACAGCATGTCCCCGCGATGGAAGATCGCGTGCTCGGCAACAAGCCGTTGCCACCGATGACGTTTCATCCCGTCTTCGTCGCTTTGATCAAACATGCAGAGGACTACCATTTAACGTACGAAGAAACCGACAAAGGGATGAAGGTCACCTATCATGCGGAAGATCCCTACGTGGTGATGCTGGTTCAGGAACACGCCAAACTGGTCAGCCGATTTATCGAAAACGGCATGGAAGAAATCCACACTCCGTACGAGTTGCCAAAACTCCCTAAGGAAACCAAGCAATGA
- a CDS encoding MBL fold metallo-hydrolase: MLLKYFYDETLAHASYMVGCQQTKEAVIVDPGRDIDQYIASAEKEGVQVIAVAETHIHADYVSGARELADRVNAKLFVSDEGPAEWKYQYLEDYQHQGVCDGDHFRIGNIRFDVLHTPGHTPESISFVLTDQGGGADQPMGIFTGDFVFVGSIGRPDLLEEAAGLAGTAESGARDLYKSVQRFKTLPDYLQLWPAHGAGSACGKGLGAIPSSTVGYEKRFNPALQLNDEEEFVRFILADQPEAPKYFAVMKRVNKQGPKVLGAGHQHSMLDVKELPAAVKAGTVVDLMPAPQYAKGHAPGTINIPLELLATWAGWLVDYDRPTYLICDPNQREEAARILHKIGVEVIAGAFDAAEVRSSGLASEVYSTGTPAELAPAIEAGHVQVIDVRSNEEWNAGHLAKAEHRFLGRLPDQLDELPRDKELVIHCRSGARSAVGLSFLQAAGFKNVIDMTGGYLAWTNEGLATVKSEPALSR; the protein is encoded by the coding sequence GTGTTACTCAAATATTTCTACGACGAAACGCTCGCTCACGCCTCTTACATGGTGGGCTGCCAACAAACCAAGGAAGCCGTCATCGTCGATCCCGGCCGCGACATCGATCAGTACATCGCCAGCGCGGAGAAAGAAGGCGTCCAGGTGATTGCCGTTGCCGAAACGCATATCCACGCAGACTATGTCTCCGGAGCCCGTGAACTGGCAGACCGCGTGAACGCCAAACTGTTCGTCTCCGACGAAGGGCCCGCCGAATGGAAATATCAGTATCTGGAAGACTACCAACACCAAGGTGTGTGCGATGGCGATCATTTTCGAATCGGCAACATTCGCTTCGATGTCCTGCACACGCCCGGTCACACCCCAGAAAGTATTTCGTTTGTGCTGACCGACCAAGGTGGCGGCGCGGACCAGCCGATGGGGATTTTTACAGGCGACTTTGTGTTTGTGGGCTCGATTGGACGACCCGACCTGTTGGAAGAAGCCGCCGGGTTGGCGGGAACGGCAGAGTCCGGTGCTCGGGATCTCTACAAATCCGTCCAACGCTTTAAAACGCTGCCCGATTATTTACAGCTTTGGCCGGCTCACGGAGCGGGAAGCGCCTGTGGCAAAGGACTGGGGGCGATCCCGTCTTCAACAGTGGGCTACGAAAAACGCTTTAATCCCGCTTTGCAATTAAACGATGAAGAGGAATTCGTGCGTTTTATCCTGGCTGACCAGCCAGAGGCTCCCAAGTACTTTGCGGTGATGAAACGCGTCAACAAGCAGGGCCCAAAAGTCCTTGGCGCCGGACATCAGCACAGCATGTTGGATGTGAAGGAATTGCCGGCTGCCGTCAAGGCTGGCACGGTCGTCGACTTAATGCCTGCCCCGCAATACGCCAAGGGCCATGCGCCGGGTACGATCAACATCCCCTTGGAACTGTTGGCTACCTGGGCGGGGTGGCTGGTCGACTATGACCGTCCAACCTACTTGATCTGCGATCCGAACCAACGGGAAGAAGCCGCGCGGATCTTGCACAAAATCGGCGTGGAAGTGATCGCCGGTGCATTTGATGCGGCGGAGGTGCGATCTTCAGGGCTGGCCAGCGAGGTTTACTCGACCGGTACCCCCGCGGAACTTGCTCCGGCGATTGAAGCGGGACATGTTCAAGTCATCGATGTGCGTTCCAACGAAGAATGGAATGCAGGTCACTTAGCAAAAGCCGAGCACCGGTTCTTGGGACGTTTGCCCGATCAGTTGGACGAACTGCCGCGTGACAAAGAGTTGGTCATTCATTGCCGCAGCGGAGCCCGTTCGGCGGTGGGCTTGAGTTTCCTACAAGCCGCCGGTTTTAAAAACGTGATCGACATGACAGGCGGCTACCTGGCTTGGACCAACGAAGGTTTGGCGACCGTTAAATCGGAACCTGCGCTGAGCCGCTGA
- a CDS encoding sulfite exporter TauE/SafE family protein has protein sequence MFGLAILFGCIVGFALGLTGGGGGIFAVPLLVYGLAVSPRQAVTISLASVGGTALFGAVPRMVRGQVELRTGLLFALTGMLGAPLGSYLSTLVPESMLLVLFAVLMLVVAQRMWAKACNPALPSGVCPVESRPGTERTACHRDADGKLQLTTGCARLMGLVGLMTGVLSGMFGVGGGFVIVPALVICSGMAIHQAVGTSLFVIVLISISGVSSQLAAGSELPLGITAQFMAGGFGGIWLGGVVAKRLHGRTLQKTFSVAVVLVAIFMIFRSVVL, from the coding sequence ATGTTCGGCCTAGCCATCCTGTTCGGCTGTATCGTCGGCTTCGCACTGGGCCTGACTGGTGGCGGTGGCGGCATCTTTGCTGTTCCGTTGCTGGTTTATGGGTTGGCCGTGTCGCCGCGGCAAGCGGTTACGATCTCGCTGGCTTCGGTCGGTGGTACCGCTTTGTTTGGTGCCGTGCCACGAATGGTACGGGGCCAAGTCGAGCTGCGGACGGGATTGTTGTTTGCCCTCACCGGAATGCTGGGAGCTCCCCTGGGGTCCTATCTGTCGACGTTGGTTCCCGAAAGCATGTTGTTGGTGTTGTTCGCGGTGCTGATGCTGGTGGTCGCCCAGCGGATGTGGGCCAAAGCTTGTAATCCGGCGCTACCCAGTGGCGTTTGCCCCGTAGAAAGCCGGCCGGGGACCGAACGAACGGCTTGCCATCGCGATGCGGACGGCAAACTGCAACTGACGACAGGCTGTGCTCGGTTGATGGGGTTGGTGGGACTGATGACCGGAGTGTTGTCGGGGATGTTCGGTGTCGGCGGCGGCTTTGTAATCGTTCCTGCACTGGTGATTTGCAGTGGGATGGCGATCCATCAAGCCGTGGGAACCTCGTTGTTTGTGATTGTGTTGATCAGCATTAGCGGCGTGTCGTCGCAACTGGCGGCGGGAAGCGAACTGCCTTTGGGCATCACGGCGCAATTCATGGCGGGCGGTTTTGGGGGCATTTGGTTGGGCGGCGTCGTCGCCAAGCGTCTGCATGGGCGGACGCTGCAAAAGACCTTTTCAGTCGCGGTTGTGTTGGTCGCGATTTTTATGATTTTCAGATCAGTGGTTCTGTAA
- a CDS encoding rhodanese-like domain-containing protein, which translates to MRTIDVQELAGEHGRTDVDVIDVRMATEFREIHAECARNVPLDSLDPHAVIAARNGSADQPLYLICRSGSRSARAYKKFLDAGFENVVNVKGGTLAWHRAGLPVVRGKKALQLQQQVQLTAGFLILLGVVLAYFVHPSIVALSAFVGAGLMFAGATGYCPLASTIAGMPWNRCEGGGSCSA; encoded by the coding sequence ATGCGCACGATTGACGTACAGGAACTGGCAGGTGAGCACGGACGCACAGATGTCGACGTCATTGACGTTCGGATGGCGACCGAATTTCGGGAAATTCATGCCGAATGTGCTCGCAATGTTCCCCTGGACAGCTTGGATCCCCATGCCGTCATCGCGGCTCGCAACGGTTCGGCCGACCAACCGCTGTACCTGATCTGTCGCAGCGGCAGCCGTTCGGCTCGGGCCTACAAGAAGTTTCTCGATGCGGGGTTTGAGAACGTCGTCAATGTTAAAGGCGGTACGCTGGCCTGGCATCGAGCCGGGTTGCCGGTCGTCCGCGGTAAGAAAGCGCTGCAGCTGCAGCAACAGGTTCAATTGACAGCCGGATTTCTGATTCTGCTTGGTGTCGTTTTGGCATACTTCGTGCACCCGAGCATTGTAGCCCTGTCGGCGTTTGTCGGGGCTGGATTGATGTTTGCTGGAGCGACCGGATATTGCCCATTGGCGTCGACGATCGCTGGCATGCCTTGGAATCGATGTGAAGGCGGAGGTTCATGTTCGGCCTAG
- a CDS encoding sulfatase-like hydrolase/transferase, with product MKYRTTLLWQTCLTLVCLGSAAAAESGQPNILLIFADDVGQEVLECYGGQSYQTPHLNELSRTGMTFHHAYSMPVCHPSRITLMSGRYPFRHGRVAWGSYPEAAETNTFSNYLQRAGYTTGIAGKWQLCLLKDDPSHPQRLGFNHSDLFGWHEGPRYYEPMLYRNGTVRDDTLGHYGPDLYQSSLIEFMKANRDRPFFAYYSMAVAHEVTDDLPQPVPHGPFDRYDNYAEMVAEMDQGVGRLVAALNALELREKTLILFLADNGTPPEIIIRAEEQDLLRTPVVSRRNGLDVPGGKKQLTNAGTNVPMIANWPGTIAPGQQVDDLVDFSDILPTFLDLAGAPLPTEQPLDGVSFANRLRGKGASPRRFAYCEEAVLPKPGGVEPDGKSSGLRWVRTQDWKLYNDGRLFYMAEDPVERYPLTGPQDDAPRAAVRQQLKRAFEELSLSSE from the coding sequence ATGAAGTATCGCACCACGTTGCTCTGGCAAACTTGCTTGACGTTGGTTTGCCTCGGTAGTGCCGCGGCGGCCGAAAGCGGCCAACCCAACATCCTGCTGATCTTTGCGGACGATGTCGGTCAGGAGGTGCTGGAGTGTTACGGCGGCCAGTCTTATCAAACTCCGCACCTGAACGAGTTGTCGCGGACAGGTATGACCTTTCATCACGCTTATAGCATGCCCGTCTGTCATCCCTCACGGATAACATTGATGTCCGGTCGGTACCCGTTCCGTCATGGCCGGGTGGCCTGGGGTTCGTATCCGGAAGCCGCCGAAACCAACACGTTTTCCAACTATCTGCAACGTGCGGGATACACGACGGGGATTGCCGGCAAGTGGCAGTTGTGTCTGTTAAAGGACGACCCATCTCATCCGCAGCGTCTGGGGTTTAACCACTCGGATCTGTTCGGCTGGCACGAGGGGCCGCGGTACTACGAGCCGATGCTGTATCGCAACGGTACGGTGCGGGACGATACGCTGGGTCACTACGGGCCGGACCTTTACCAAAGCAGTTTGATCGAATTCATGAAGGCGAATCGCGACCGCCCCTTCTTCGCGTACTACTCCATGGCCGTGGCTCATGAAGTCACCGACGACCTGCCGCAGCCGGTGCCGCACGGTCCCTTCGATCGCTACGACAACTACGCCGAAATGGTTGCTGAAATGGATCAGGGCGTCGGCCGCCTGGTAGCCGCCTTGAACGCCCTGGAGCTTCGTGAAAAAACGCTGATCCTGTTTCTGGCCGACAACGGCACCCCGCCGGAAATCATCATCAGGGCCGAGGAGCAAGACCTGCTTCGAACTCCCGTGGTCTCGCGTCGCAATGGGCTGGACGTCCCCGGCGGCAAGAAGCAGCTGACCAATGCCGGGACGAATGTACCCATGATTGCAAACTGGCCAGGCACGATTGCCCCAGGGCAACAAGTCGACGACCTGGTGGACTTCAGCGACATCCTGCCGACGTTTTTGGATCTGGCCGGGGCTCCGCTGCCAACCGAACAACCGTTGGACGGTGTTAGTTTCGCCAACCGGCTGCGCGGCAAGGGTGCTTCGCCACGCCGATTTGCCTATTGCGAAGAAGCCGTCTTGCCCAAGCCGGGCGGCGTGGAGCCCGACGGCAAAAGTTCCGGGTTGCGTTGGGTCCGCACACAGGATTGGAAACTTTATAACGACGGTCGTTTGTTTTACATGGCCGAAGATCCGGTCGAACGGTACCCGCTGACCGGCCCGCAGGATGACGCCCCCCGGGCCGCGGTTCGCCAACAGCTAAAGCGTGCCTTCGAAGAGCTTAGTCTGTCCAGCGAATGA
- a CDS encoding DUF1501 domain-containing protein, which produces MIPHPLRQSRRALLGSAGLGLGAIALNALLHDDAAAVGQAAGGSQLPHFPATVKNVIFLFMSGGPGHMDTFDPKPQLTALEGEFVPDSIAANVPNIPRSGVGSKLMASPFGFQKYGESGIEVSDLLPHTARHVDDLCVIRSLNHRIPVHGPAENFTLTGSSLGERPSLGGWVTYGLGSEARDLPGFIVLSSNSSGPAPQRPGWGSGFLPARFQGTQLDDQRGVPYSELPNLYSVADRREQLDFIRMMNRQHLQRQYQNSELEARIESYELGFRMQMNAPEILDLSRETEATQKMYGIDQKPSAVFGRHCLLARRLVEQGVRFIQLRNGGWDAHGSLKSNHINRCRATDQPIAGLLQDLKQRNLLEHTLVVWGGEFGRTPTTEGNRTGDKRGRDHSPAGYTMWMAGGGVRGGQVIGATDELGFVPVERPLSPHDLHATMLHGLGLDQHKLVYLHNSREEIPTVLGGEVIREAFAG; this is translated from the coding sequence ATGATCCCCCATCCCCTTCGCCAATCTCGACGCGCCCTGCTCGGATCCGCCGGTCTCGGCCTGGGAGCGATCGCCTTGAACGCTTTGTTGCACGACGACGCGGCGGCCGTGGGCCAGGCCGCCGGTGGTTCGCAGCTGCCGCATTTCCCGGCCACGGTCAAGAACGTCATTTTCCTGTTTATGTCGGGCGGTCCCGGCCACATGGATACCTTCGACCCCAAGCCTCAGTTGACGGCTTTGGAAGGCGAGTTCGTGCCGGACAGTATTGCGGCCAACGTACCGAACATTCCGCGTTCGGGCGTGGGGTCGAAACTGATGGCCTCGCCGTTCGGATTTCAGAAGTACGGCGAAAGCGGCATCGAAGTCTCCGATCTGCTGCCCCACACCGCCCGGCACGTTGACGATCTGTGCGTGATCCGGTCCTTGAACCACCGGATTCCCGTCCACGGGCCGGCGGAAAATTTTACGCTCACCGGATCGTCTTTGGGCGAACGCCCCAGCCTCGGTGGCTGGGTGACGTACGGCTTGGGCAGCGAAGCCCGCGACCTTCCGGGGTTCATTGTGCTGTCATCCAATTCCAGCGGACCCGCGCCGCAGCGCCCGGGCTGGGGCAGCGGATTCCTACCGGCTCGCTTCCAGGGCACGCAACTGGACGACCAACGTGGGGTTCCCTACAGCGAATTGCCAAATCTTTACAGCGTGGCCGATCGTCGCGAACAACTGGATTTCATCCGCATGATGAATCGGCAACACTTGCAGCGGCAATATCAAAATTCAGAACTGGAAGCCCGTATCGAATCGTACGAGCTCGGTTTTCGGATGCAGATGAACGCACCAGAGATCCTGGATCTGTCCCGGGAAACCGAAGCCACGCAGAAGATGTACGGGATCGACCAGAAACCCAGTGCGGTGTTTGGACGGCATTGTTTGTTGGCCCGGCGACTGGTCGAACAGGGCGTCCGCTTCATCCAATTACGTAACGGGGGCTGGGACGCTCACGGTTCCCTGAAAAGCAATCATATCAACCGCTGCCGCGCGACCGATCAGCCCATTGCCGGTCTGTTGCAAGACCTCAAACAACGCAATTTGTTGGAACACACATTGGTCGTGTGGGGCGGGGAGTTTGGGCGAACGCCCACGACCGAAGGCAATCGGACGGGAGACAAACGCGGCCGCGATCATTCCCCGGCCGGTTACACGATGTGGATGGCCGGCGGCGGCGTGCGAGGCGGGCAGGTGATCGGAGCCACGGACGAGCTGGGGTTTGTGCCGGTCGAACGCCCGCTCTCGCCGCATGACCTGCACGCCACGATGTTGCACGGCCTGGGACTCGATCAGCACAAACTGGTGTACCTGCATAACAGCCGCGAAGAGATCCCCACCGTGTTGGGCGGCGAAGTCATCCGCGAAGCTTTTGCGGGTTAA
- a CDS encoding PSD1 and planctomycete cytochrome C domain-containing protein, translating into MLATGWGGPVVWGQEANADSVRLAADRFLPQHDFGRHPAAAAQTGFARPWQLSQLRPAKFAADSGASSSQASAPSVLIGGTKQRNNPLRRELSRTYADEELFVGFRMLYEPSAAAAANDPEFFVLWLDRTEGSDQAVHAVGIPNIGIHMADRGPSRGKNVFMVRFGSRQTAWSRKELEPGKTYQVIARIAKQAAGARNKYSQIQLWVDPQVDDVDQPLLTLSEQDGIHQIRWVGFSTGNKTEREDRIRVDDLVLSRSWQDAFAFLHSADDPAAHSGAGAKPAVTWDQPIDFTADIYPILRDRCFDCHAGEYPDAGHRLDVRNEWLGFSTGQVFAVPGESHSSHVLKVLTTNSDSERMPPDEEPLSEIEIAKVRAWIDQGLKWDDKLLPPPQVESDHWAFAPIERPEVPTNNGEANTAGPLHPIDAFLSARREAVGVTPVAPAERRTLVRRLYLDLLGLPPTFAQTEAFVNDLAADAYPKLVAELLQSPHYGERMARYWLDLARWGESQGYQHDIPRPFAWRYRDYVIDAFNRDKPYAQFLREQIAGDELQPYSDEALIATGFLGAARISGNQLDKSLQRMGVLMDIVDNTSSAVLGLTMECAQCHNHKFEPLMQRDYYALMAFFANGQLGNYSLRQASSNPAEDIQHWFTNDSYRFYLSEAKKLKVDPGDYPAHTWGFYSPLTGDKDVQRLPVVNRSPLPYSPDFLSDQVTRVLVRGDVRRPGLRVEPAWPAVLGETPSELSPTPRQAFADWLASPQNPLVARVWVNRLWQSHFGRGLVATPSNFGTHGAAPSHPLLLDWLASELIDSGWSSKHIHRLIVTSATYRQSSHFNAANDELDPENKTLWRWPQRRMEAEVIRDSILVASGDLNRLVGGPSVAPEREEDTLRRTIYLSQRRSQLPDVMKMFDAPDGVRSCSRREVSTVALQPLYLLNSPFVVSRAERLARLVHQQAGDDPQALIQAVFQRTVGRQPLDDELGWAMALLQPADRPQDSTTAEDVRPELIRFCHAMMNLNEFVYIP; encoded by the coding sequence ATGTTGGCGACCGGATGGGGTGGCCCGGTGGTCTGGGGCCAGGAAGCAAACGCGGATTCGGTACGTTTGGCTGCGGACCGATTTTTGCCTCAACATGATTTCGGCCGTCACCCGGCCGCGGCGGCACAAACCGGCTTTGCCCGGCCCTGGCAGCTGTCGCAGTTGCGGCCGGCAAAATTTGCCGCTGATAGCGGCGCATCATCCTCGCAGGCCTCGGCGCCCAGCGTGCTGATCGGCGGCACCAAACAACGCAACAATCCATTGCGCCGCGAGCTGAGCCGAACCTACGCCGACGAGGAATTGTTCGTCGGCTTTCGTATGCTGTATGAACCATCCGCTGCCGCTGCAGCCAATGACCCCGAATTTTTTGTGCTCTGGCTGGACCGCACCGAAGGCAGTGATCAAGCCGTCCACGCCGTGGGCATTCCCAACATCGGAATCCATATGGCGGACCGCGGACCCAGTCGCGGCAAGAACGTGTTTATGGTCCGCTTTGGGTCGCGACAGACGGCTTGGAGTCGCAAAGAGCTGGAACCCGGCAAGACGTATCAGGTGATCGCCAGGATCGCTAAACAAGCCGCCGGTGCGCGGAACAAGTACAGCCAGATTCAATTGTGGGTGGATCCCCAGGTCGATGATGTCGATCAACCGCTGCTGACGCTGAGCGAACAGGACGGCATCCATCAAATTCGCTGGGTGGGATTTTCCACCGGGAATAAAACCGAACGCGAAGATCGCATCCGCGTGGACGACTTGGTTTTGTCGCGGTCCTGGCAGGACGCGTTTGCTTTTCTGCATTCGGCAGATGACCCGGCTGCGCACTCCGGTGCCGGAGCCAAACCGGCGGTCACCTGGGACCAGCCCATCGATTTCACCGCCGACATCTACCCGATCTTGCGCGATCGCTGCTTCGATTGCCACGCCGGCGAGTACCCGGATGCGGGCCATCGTTTGGACGTCCGCAATGAGTGGCTCGGTTTCAGCACCGGCCAAGTGTTTGCCGTTCCCGGGGAGAGTCACAGCAGTCATGTGTTGAAAGTGCTGACGACGAACTCGGATTCCGAGCGGATGCCTCCCGACGAAGAGCCGCTATCGGAAATCGAAATCGCGAAAGTCCGAGCCTGGATCGATCAGGGATTGAAGTGGGATGATAAGTTGTTGCCTCCGCCACAGGTCGAGTCCGATCATTGGGCCTTTGCACCGATCGAGCGACCGGAGGTGCCGACCAACAACGGCGAAGCGAACACCGCCGGTCCGCTGCATCCGATCGACGCATTTCTTTCCGCCCGCCGTGAAGCCGTTGGTGTGACGCCGGTAGCGCCGGCGGAGCGTCGCACGTTGGTGCGACGGCTGTACCTGGATCTGCTGGGTTTGCCGCCGACCTTCGCCCAGACGGAAGCCTTTGTGAACGATTTGGCGGCGGACGCGTATCCAAAACTGGTGGCGGAACTGTTGCAGTCGCCGCATTATGGCGAACGGATGGCGCGTTACTGGCTGGACTTGGCGCGATGGGGTGAAAGCCAGGGCTACCAGCACGATATCCCCCGTCCGTTTGCCTGGCGTTACCGCGATTACGTTATCGACGCCTTCAATCGCGATAAACCTTACGCCCAATTCCTGCGCGAACAAATTGCCGGCGACGAACTGCAGCCCTACTCCGACGAAGCCTTGATCGCCACCGGCTTCCTGGGCGCGGCTCGCATCAGCGGTAATCAGCTGGACAAGTCTTTGCAGCGGATGGGCGTGTTGATGGACATCGTCGACAACACGTCCAGCGCCGTGTTAGGACTGACGATGGAATGCGCCCAGTGCCACAACCACAAATTCGAACCATTGATGCAACGTGACTACTACGCGTTGATGGCGTTTTTTGCCAACGGTCAACTGGGCAACTACAGCCTCCGCCAAGCGTCATCAAATCCGGCTGAGGATATCCAACACTGGTTTACCAACGATTCCTACCGTTTTTATCTTTCCGAAGCCAAAAAACTCAAAGTGGATCCCGGCGACTATCCGGCTCACACCTGGGGATTTTATTCGCCGCTGACTGGCGATAAAGACGTTCAACGTCTGCCGGTCGTCAACCGCTCTCCCCTGCCCTATTCGCCGGACTTCCTGTCGGATCAGGTCACGCGTGTTTTGGTCCGCGGGGATGTGCGTCGGCCTGGTCTGCGAGTCGAACCGGCTTGGCCCGCGGTGCTGGGCGAAACCCCATCGGAGCTTTCGCCCACGCCCCGGCAGGCGTTTGCCGATTGGCTTGCCAGTCCACAGAATCCGCTCGTCGCCCGTGTCTGGGTGAATCGACTTTGGCAATCCCATTTCGGTCGCGGGTTGGTCGCCACGCCCAGCAATTTCGGGACGCACGGCGCGGCGCCCAGCCATCCGTTGCTGTTGGATTGGCTGGCTTCGGAACTGATCGATAGCGGCTGGAGCAGCAAGCATATTCACCGCTTGATCGTGACTTCGGCAACCTACCGTCAATCCAGTCACTTCAACGCCGCCAACGACGAACTGGATCCTGAGAACAAGACGCTGTGGCGGTGGCCGCAGCGACGCATGGAAGCGGAAGTGATCCGTGATTCGATTCTGGTTGCCAGCGGCGATTTAAACCGGCTGGTTGGTGGACCAAGTGTTGCACCGGAACGCGAAGAAGACACGCTGCGGCGGACGATTTATCTGTCGCAACGACGCAGCCAATTGCCCGATGTGATGAAGATGTTTGATGCCCCCGACGGCGTCCGCAGCTGTTCGCGACGTGAGGTGTCGACCGTGGCCCTGCAGCCGCTGTACCTGCTGAACAGTCCGTTTGTGGTCAGCCGCGCCGAGCGGCTGGCGCGGTTGGTCCACCAGCAGGCCGGAGACGATCCGCAAGCGTTGATTCAAGCTGTCTTCCAGCGGACGGTCGGTCGCCAACCGCTGGACGATGAACTCGGCTGGGCAATGGCCCTCCTGCAGCCCGCTGACCGCCCGCAAGACTCGACGACGGCCGAGGACGTTCGCCCCGAGTTGATTCGGTTCTGCCACGCGATGATGAATCTGAATGAGTTTGTTTATATCCCCTAA